In Deltaproteobacteria bacterium, one genomic interval encodes:
- a CDS encoding aminotransferase class I/II-fold pyridoxal phosphate-dependent enzyme yields MTDLFDKVAAYDRAQTLRDHAIYPYYRVISSGQDPVVTMNGRRVVMLGSNNYLGLSSHPEVKAAAAEALEKYGTGCAGSRLLNGTLDIHVQLEERLARFMRREAVITFATGYQANVGALSTILGRHDEVFLDNLDHASLIDGIRLGFAKDRKFRHNDMADLEKKLAAAPKDTGKLIVVDGVYSMEGDLGDLPAIVALAQRFGARVLVDEAHGVGVMGTHGRGACEHFGVENQVDLVMGTFSKSLASVGGFIAGSARVIDYIKHTARSAIFSAAPAPHVVGAVLKALEILEREPERRKALWENTEYMKDALTSLGFDIGTPQSPVIPIKIGPDEIAYEMAVRLQDEGVFANPVVSPAVPEGHAMIRTSYMATHKREHLDTALDALESVARQLGVLR; encoded by the coding sequence GTGACGGATCTCTTCGACAAAGTCGCGGCCTACGACCGCGCCCAGACGCTCCGCGATCACGCGATCTACCCCTACTACCGCGTGATCTCTTCCGGCCAAGATCCCGTCGTCACGATGAACGGCCGCCGCGTCGTGATGCTCGGCTCGAACAACTACCTCGGTCTTTCGAGCCACCCCGAAGTGAAGGCCGCCGCCGCCGAGGCGCTCGAGAAGTACGGCACCGGCTGCGCGGGCTCGCGGCTTCTGAACGGAACGCTCGACATCCACGTGCAGCTCGAGGAGCGCCTCGCGCGCTTCATGCGCCGCGAAGCGGTGATCACGTTCGCGACGGGTTATCAGGCCAACGTCGGCGCGCTCTCGACGATCCTCGGCCGCCACGACGAAGTGTTCCTCGACAACCTCGACCACGCCTCGTTGATCGACGGCATCCGCCTCGGCTTCGCGAAGGACCGCAAGTTCCGCCACAACGACATGGCGGACCTCGAGAAGAAGCTCGCGGCGGCGCCCAAGGACACGGGCAAGCTGATCGTGGTCGACGGCGTCTACTCGATGGAAGGCGACCTCGGCGACCTGCCCGCGATCGTGGCGCTCGCGCAGCGCTTCGGCGCGCGCGTCCTCGTCGACGAGGCGCACGGCGTGGGCGTGATGGGCACGCACGGCCGCGGCGCCTGCGAGCACTTCGGCGTCGAGAACCAGGTCGACCTCGTGATGGGCACGTTCTCGAAGTCCCTCGCGTCCGTCGGCGGCTTCATCGCCGGCAGCGCGCGCGTGATCGACTACATCAAGCACACCGCGCGCTCCGCGATTTTCTCCGCAGCGCCCGCGCCGCACGTCGTAGGCGCGGTGCTGAAGGCGCTCGAGATCCTCGAGCGCGAGCCCGAGCGGCGGAAGGCGCTCTGGGAGAACACGGAGTACATGAAGGACGCGCTGACGAGCCTCGGCTTCGACATCGGCACGCCGCAGTCGCCCGTGATCCCGATCAAGATCGGCCCCGACGAGATCGCCTACGAGATGGCCGTGCGCCTGCAAGACGAGGGCGTGTTCGCGAACCCCGTCGTGTCGCCTGCCGTGCCTGAGGGCCACGCGATGATCCGCACTTCGTACATGGCGACGCACAAGCGCGAGCACCTCGACACCGCGCTCGACGCGCTCGAGAGCGTGGCACGCCAGCTCGGCGTGCTGCGCTAG